The proteins below come from a single Pseudomonas chlororaphis genomic window:
- a CDS encoding azurin encodes MFAKLVAVSLLTLASSQLMAAECKTTIDSTDQMSFSNKAIEIDKSCKTFTVELTHSGSLPKNVMGHNWVLSKEADMQPIATDGLGAGIDKNYLKDGDARVIAHTKVIGAGETDSVTFDVSKLDAAEKYGFFCSFPGHISMMKGTVTLK; translated from the coding sequence ATGTTTGCCAAACTTGTTGCGGTATCCCTGTTGACGCTGGCCAGCAGCCAACTGATGGCAGCGGAGTGCAAGACCACGATCGATTCCACCGACCAGATGTCCTTCAGCAACAAGGCCATCGAAATCGACAAGAGCTGCAAGACATTCACCGTTGAACTGACCCATTCGGGCAGCCTGCCGAAAAACGTCATGGGCCATAACTGGGTCCTGAGCAAGGAAGCCGACATGCAGCCGATCGCGACCGATGGCCTGGGGGCTGGCATCGACAAGAACTACCTGAAAGACGGTGACGCCCGCGTCATTGCCCATACCAAAGTGATCGGTGCCGGTGAAACAGACTCGGTGACCTTCGACGTGTCGAAGCTCGATGCGGCTGAAAAATATGGTTTCTTCTGCTCGTTCCCGGGCCACATTTCGATGATGAAAGGTACTGTGACCCTGAAATAA
- a CDS encoding LysR family transcriptional regulator: MLNKRYLPSITALQCFEAVTRHLSFTRAAEELHLTQSAVSKQVAQLEELLQHLLFRRVRRRLQLTPAGELYLGEVRKILTQVEMSTHYLRSYGGDTEVLRVSTPPTFGARWLVPRLKGWRLRHPTIHLDLCSEQEADDLLQGRSDLAFYFGQGSRPGSESLKLFSEELVPVCAPGSLPERPFSDPTQLADLVLLQNASRPQAWHDWFDSQGYHTEHSYHGPRFETFYMCIRAAQVGCGVALLPRFLVEEELADGKLVIPWQHAMPSTSAYYLAYPEHSAEVPKVKSFVEWMLEQIGNPDLPH; encoded by the coding sequence ATGCTCAACAAACGCTATTTGCCATCGATCACGGCGCTGCAATGCTTCGAAGCGGTGACGCGGCACTTGAGTTTCACCCGCGCCGCCGAAGAACTGCACCTGACCCAGAGCGCCGTCAGCAAGCAGGTCGCGCAACTGGAAGAACTGTTGCAACACTTGCTGTTCCGGCGCGTCCGCCGCCGCCTGCAACTCACGCCGGCCGGCGAGTTGTACCTGGGTGAAGTGCGAAAAATCCTCACGCAGGTGGAGATGTCCACCCATTACCTGCGTTCCTACGGCGGCGACACTGAAGTCCTGCGGGTTTCCACGCCTCCGACCTTCGGTGCTCGCTGGCTGGTCCCGCGCCTGAAGGGCTGGCGGCTGCGCCATCCGACGATTCATCTGGACCTGTGCAGCGAACAGGAAGCCGACGACCTGCTGCAAGGACGCAGCGACCTGGCCTTTTATTTCGGCCAGGGCTCACGACCCGGTTCCGAATCCCTGAAACTGTTCAGCGAAGAACTGGTACCGGTCTGCGCCCCCGGCAGCCTGCCCGAAAGGCCCTTCAGCGACCCGACCCAACTGGCCGACCTGGTCCTGCTGCAGAACGCCTCCCGCCCACAGGCCTGGCACGACTGGTTCGACAGCCAGGGCTACCACACCGAACACAGCTACCACGGGCCACGCTTCGAAACCTTCTACATGTGCATCCGCGCCGCCCAGGTCGGCTGCGGTGTGGCACTGCTGCCGCGCTTTCTGGTGGAAGAAGAACTGGCCGACGGCAAACTGGTCATCCCCTGGCAACACGCGATGCCCAGCACCAGCGCCTATTACCTGGCCTACCCCGAGCACTCGGCGGAGGTGCCCAAGGTGAAGTCGTTTGTGGAATGGATGCTTGAACAGATCGGCAACCCGGATCTGCCACATTAA
- a CDS encoding nicotinate phosphoribosyltransferase (catalyzes the formation of nictonate and 5-phospho-alpha-D-ribose 1-diphosphate from nicotinate D-ribonucleotide and diphosphate), with protein MSESVFADRIVQNLLDTDFYKLTMMQAVLHNYPNVEVEWEFRCRNSEDLRPYLAEIRFQIERLAELSLSADQLGFLERISFLKPDFLRFLGLFRFNLRYVHTGIDNGELFIRLRGPWLHVILFEVPLLAIVSEVRNRYRYREIVLEQAREQLYRKFDWLTANASADELSELQVADFGTRRRFSYRVQEEVVNVLKHDFPGRFVGTSNVHLSRELDMKPLGTMAHEWIMAHQQLGPRLIDSQIAALDCWVREYRGLLGIALTDCITMDAFLADFDLFFAKLFDGLRHDSGDPVIWAEKAIAHYHKLGIDPMSKTLVFSDSLNLPKCLEIFRALRGRINVSFGIGTNLTCDIAGVEPMSIVLKMISCDGQPVAKISDEPGKTHCKDPNFVAYMRHVFQVPADLIDPSSKE; from the coding sequence ATGAGCGAGAGTGTATTTGCCGATCGTATCGTGCAGAACCTGCTCGACACCGACTTCTACAAACTGACGATGATGCAGGCGGTGCTGCACAACTACCCCAACGTTGAAGTCGAATGGGAGTTTCGTTGCCGCAACAGCGAAGACTTGCGCCCCTACCTGGCGGAGATCCGCTTCCAGATCGAGCGCCTGGCCGAGTTGAGCCTGAGCGCCGATCAATTGGGGTTCCTGGAACGCATCAGCTTTCTCAAGCCGGACTTCCTGCGCTTCCTGGGCCTGTTTCGCTTTAACCTGCGGTACGTGCACACCGGCATCGACAACGGCGAGCTGTTCATCCGCCTGCGGGGGCCGTGGCTGCACGTGATCCTGTTCGAAGTACCGCTGCTGGCCATCGTCAGCGAAGTGCGCAACCGCTATCGCTACCGGGAAATAGTCCTGGAACAGGCGCGGGAGCAGCTGTACCGCAAGTTCGACTGGCTGACCGCCAATGCCAGCGCCGACGAGTTGTCCGAACTGCAGGTCGCGGACTTCGGCACCCGGCGACGCTTTTCCTACCGCGTCCAGGAAGAAGTGGTGAACGTGCTCAAGCATGATTTCCCCGGACGTTTCGTCGGCACCAGCAACGTGCACCTGTCCCGGGAGCTGGACATGAAACCCTTGGGTACCATGGCCCACGAATGGATCATGGCGCACCAGCAACTGGGCCCGCGGCTGATCGACAGCCAGATCGCCGCCCTCGACTGCTGGGTGCGCGAGTACCGGGGCCTGCTGGGGATCGCGCTGACCGATTGCATCACCATGGACGCATTCCTGGCGGATTTCGACCTGTTCTTCGCCAAGCTGTTCGACGGCCTGCGCCATGACTCCGGCGACCCGGTGATCTGGGCCGAAAAGGCCATCGCCCACTACCACAAGCTGGGCATCGACCCGATGAGCAAGACCCTGGTGTTCTCCGACAGCCTGAACCTGCCCAAATGCCTGGAGATTTTCCGCGCATTGCGTGGTCGCATTAATGTCAGCTTCGGTATTGGCACCAACCTGACCTGCGACATTGCAGGTGTAGAGCCAATGAGCATCGTACTTAAAATGATCAGTTGTGACGGGCAACCCGTGGCCAAGATTTCCGACGAGCCCGGCAAGACCCACTGCAAGGACCCCAATTTCGTCGCCTACATGCGACATGTTTTCCAAGTACCTGCCGACCTTATCGACCCCTCTAGCAAGGAGTGA
- the nadE gene encoding NAD synthetase (catalyzes the formation of nicotinamide adenine dinucleotide (NAD) from nicotinic acid adenine dinucleotide (NAAD) using either ammonia or glutamine as the amide donor and ATP; ammonia-utilizing enzymes include the ones from Bacillus and Escherichia coli while glutamine-utilizing enzymes include the Mycobacterial one; forms homodimers), translating to MQAVQREIAEQLNVQPPFADDAALKAEIARRVGFIQDCLVNSGLKSLVLGISGGVDSLTAGLLAQRAVRELREKTGNPAYKFIAVRLPYETQFDEHEAQACVDFIEPDERHTVNIGPAVKALAKEVLAFEGKAPGSRDFVLGNTKARMRMVAQYTIAGAEHGLVIGTDHAAEAVMGFFTKFGDGACDLAPLSGLVKNQVRAIARDFGAPESLVEKVPTADLEDLSPGKPDEAAHGVTYGEIDAFLHGKTIREDAARIICETYRKTEHKRVLPYAP from the coding sequence ATGCAAGCCGTACAGCGTGAGATTGCTGAACAACTCAACGTCCAGCCACCGTTCGCCGATGACGCGGCCCTCAAGGCTGAAATCGCACGGCGGGTGGGCTTCATCCAGGATTGCCTGGTCAATTCCGGGCTCAAGTCCCTCGTGCTGGGCATCAGCGGCGGAGTCGATTCGCTGACCGCCGGATTGCTGGCCCAACGGGCGGTGCGTGAACTGCGGGAGAAAACCGGCAACCCGGCCTACAAGTTCATCGCCGTGCGCCTGCCCTACGAAACCCAGTTCGACGAGCACGAAGCACAAGCCTGCGTGGACTTCATCGAACCGGACGAACGCCACACCGTCAACATCGGCCCGGCGGTCAAGGCGCTGGCCAAAGAGGTGCTGGCCTTCGAAGGCAAGGCACCGGGCTCGCGGGATTTCGTGCTGGGCAATACCAAGGCGCGGATGCGCATGGTGGCGCAGTACACCATCGCCGGTGCCGAACATGGCCTGGTGATCGGCACCGACCACGCGGCCGAAGCCGTGATGGGGTTCTTCACCAAGTTCGGTGACGGCGCCTGCGACCTGGCCCCGCTGAGCGGCCTGGTGAAAAACCAGGTCCGGGCCATCGCCCGTGACTTCGGCGCGCCGGAATCGCTGGTGGAGAAAGTCCCCACGGCCGACCTCGAGGACCTCTCCCCCGGCAAACCCGACGAAGCCGCCCACGGCGTGACCTACGGCGAGATCGACGCCTTCCTGCATGGCAAGACCATCCGCGAAGACGCCGCCCGGATCATCTGCGAAACCTACCGCAAGACCGAGCACAAACGGGTCCTGCCGTACGCGCCATGA
- a CDS encoding amino acid ABC transporter substrate-binding protein, with translation MSQTFYKKGFLALAVAAALGVSAFAQADVKFGVAGPMTGANAAFGEQYMKGAQAAADVINKAGGVNGEKIVLVAGDDACEPKQAVAVANRLVDQDKVIGVVGHFCSSNTIPASEVYDEAGVIAITPGSTNPAVTERGLSAMFRMCGRDDQQGIVAGDYIVDVLKGKKVVVLHDKDTYGQGLADATKAQLEKRGVKAVLYEGLTRGEKDFSAVVTKIRAAGADVVYFGGLHPEAGPLVRQLREQGLKDVKFMSDDGIVTDELVTTAGGAQYVDGVYMTFGADPRLLPDSKAVVDAFRAQGVEPEGYTLYAYASVQALAAGFNGAKSNKGEDAAKWLKANPVQTVMGKKEWDAKGDLKVSDYVVYQWDKDGKYHQLEKQK, from the coding sequence ATGTCCCAGACGTTTTACAAGAAAGGCTTCCTGGCCCTCGCAGTGGCAGCTGCGCTGGGTGTGTCCGCGTTTGCGCAGGCTGATGTGAAATTCGGTGTGGCGGGGCCAATGACGGGGGCCAACGCGGCCTTCGGCGAGCAGTACATGAAAGGTGCCCAGGCGGCCGCTGATGTCATCAACAAGGCCGGTGGCGTCAACGGTGAGAAAATCGTCCTGGTCGCCGGCGACGACGCCTGCGAACCCAAGCAGGCCGTGGCCGTGGCCAACCGCCTGGTGGACCAGGACAAGGTGATTGGCGTGGTCGGGCACTTCTGCTCGTCCAACACCATCCCGGCCTCCGAGGTCTATGACGAGGCGGGTGTCATCGCCATCACCCCAGGCTCGACCAACCCGGCAGTGACCGAGCGCGGCCTGAGCGCGATGTTCCGCATGTGCGGGCGTGACGACCAGCAGGGCATCGTGGCCGGCGACTACATCGTCGACGTGCTCAAGGGCAAGAAAGTCGTCGTGCTGCACGACAAGGACACCTACGGCCAGGGCCTGGCGGATGCCACCAAGGCACAGCTGGAGAAGCGTGGCGTGAAGGCCGTGCTGTATGAAGGCCTGACCCGTGGCGAGAAAGACTTCAGCGCCGTGGTCACCAAGATCCGGGCGGCCGGTGCCGACGTGGTCTACTTCGGTGGCCTGCACCCGGAAGCCGGCCCGCTGGTTCGCCAACTGCGTGAACAAGGCCTCAAGGACGTGAAATTCATGTCCGACGATGGCATCGTCACCGACGAACTGGTCACCACCGCCGGCGGCGCGCAATACGTCGATGGCGTGTACATGACCTTCGGCGCCGATCCGCGCCTGCTGCCAGACAGCAAGGCCGTGGTGGACGCTTTCCGGGCCCAGGGCGTCGAGCCTGAAGGCTACACCCTGTACGCCTACGCGTCGGTCCAGGCGCTGGCCGCCGGTTTCAACGGTGCCAAGTCCAACAAGGGCGAGGACGCGGCCAAGTGGCTGAAGGCCAATCCGGTGCAGACCGTCATGGGCAAGAAAGAGTGGGACGCCAAGGGTGACCTGAAGGTCTCCGACTACGTGGTCTACCAGTGGGACAAGGACGGCAAATACCATCAGTTGGAAAAACAGAAATAA
- a CDS encoding LOG family protein, with translation MSIASVCVFCGASTGSHLAYREAAQALGKALAERKLTLVYGGGAVGLMGIVADAALAAGGEVIGIIPQSLKDKEIGHAGLTRLEVVDGMHARKARMAELSDAFIALPGGLGTLEELFEVWTWGQLGYHGKPLGLLEVNGFYSKLTGFLDHIVGEGFVRAPHRDMLQVSESAHDLLDALDEWQPSVQPKWAEQKPR, from the coding sequence ATGTCCATTGCATCTGTTTGTGTATTTTGCGGCGCCAGCACCGGCAGCCATCTCGCCTACCGTGAAGCGGCGCAGGCCCTGGGAAAGGCGTTGGCCGAGCGCAAGCTGACACTGGTCTATGGCGGCGGTGCCGTCGGCCTGATGGGCATCGTTGCCGACGCGGCCCTGGCGGCCGGCGGTGAAGTCATTGGCATCATTCCCCAAAGCCTGAAGGACAAGGAGATCGGCCACGCCGGCCTGACCCGCCTGGAGGTGGTGGACGGCATGCATGCCCGCAAGGCGCGCATGGCCGAACTCAGCGATGCCTTCATCGCCCTGCCCGGCGGCCTCGGCACGCTGGAAGAGTTGTTCGAGGTCTGGACCTGGGGCCAGCTCGGCTATCACGGCAAACCGCTGGGCCTGCTGGAAGTGAACGGGTTCTACAGCAAACTGACCGGTTTCCTCGACCACATCGTCGGCGAAGGCTTCGTCCGGGCGCCGCATCGTGACATGCTGCAAGTGAGCGAATCGGCCCATGACCTGCTCGACGCGCTGGACGAATGGCAACCCTCGGTGCAGCCGAAGTGGGCCGAACAAAAACCCCGCTAA
- a CDS encoding transglutaminase, which produces MSAHYQIFHDTHYHYDSPVSLAQQLAHLWPRPCEWQRCTEQQLLISPEPTTRRDEQDVFGNPLTRLAFERPHDELQVNARLSVEVLARPELDFNMSPAWESTCQALSYSGRPLTAPVLEACRYRFESPYVHLKRSFVEFSVSCFPPGRPLMLGVRALMEKIFQEFTFDAEATQVATPLVEVLERRRGVCQDFAHLMLASLRSRGLAARYVSGYLLTQPPPGQPRLIGADASHAWVSVYCPVLGWVDFDPTNNVQPALEHITLAWGRDFSDVSPLRGVILGGGNHDPEVRVTVMPVES; this is translated from the coding sequence ATGAGCGCCCATTACCAGATTTTCCACGACACCCATTACCACTACGACAGTCCGGTTTCCCTGGCCCAGCAGCTCGCGCACCTGTGGCCACGGCCGTGTGAGTGGCAACGTTGTACCGAGCAGCAGTTGTTGATCAGCCCGGAACCGACCACCCGCCGCGATGAGCAGGACGTGTTCGGCAACCCATTGACCCGGCTGGCCTTCGAGCGGCCGCACGACGAACTGCAGGTCAACGCACGGTTGAGCGTCGAAGTGCTGGCCCGTCCTGAGCTGGATTTCAATATGTCCCCGGCCTGGGAGTCGACCTGCCAGGCCCTGAGCTACAGTGGCCGGCCGCTCACGGCCCCGGTGCTGGAGGCGTGCCGTTACCGCTTCGAGTCGCCCTATGTGCACCTCAAGCGCAGTTTCGTCGAGTTTTCCGTAAGCTGTTTCCCGCCGGGCCGGCCGTTGATGCTCGGGGTCCGGGCGTTGATGGAAAAGATTTTCCAGGAATTCACCTTCGACGCCGAAGCGACCCAGGTGGCGACGCCGTTGGTGGAGGTGCTGGAGCGGCGGCGGGGCGTGTGCCAGGACTTTGCCCACCTGATGCTGGCCAGTCTGCGCTCACGCGGGCTGGCGGCGCGTTACGTCAGTGGCTACCTGCTGACCCAGCCGCCACCCGGCCAGCCCCGCCTGATCGGCGCCGACGCGTCTCACGCCTGGGTGTCGGTGTATTGCCCGGTGCTGGGCTGGGTGGATTTTGATCCGACCAACAATGTGCAGCCGGCCCTGGAGCACATCACCTTGGCCTGGGGCCGCGACTTTTCCGATGTGTCGCCGTTGCGCGGGGTGATCCTGGGCGGCGGCAACCACGATCCCGAGGTGCGGGTGACGGTGATGCCGGTTGAGTCATAG
- a CDS encoding branched-chain amino acid transporter permease subunit LivH (LivHMGF is the membrane component of the LIV-I/LS branched-chain amino acid transporter) has protein sequence MDGIFLQQLINGLTLGSVYGLIAIGYTMVYGIIGMINFAHGEVYMISAYLAAISLALLAYFGIESFPLMILGTLVFTVVVTGVYGWVIERVAYKPLRNSTRLAPLISAIGISLILQNYAQISQGARQQGVPTLLEGAMRVDIGSGFVQLTYTKIFILVAAFAGMALLTYIIKYTKLGRMCRATQQDRKMASILGINTDRVISYVFIIGAAMAALAGVLITMNYGTFDFYAGFIIGIKAFTAAVLGGIGSLPGAMLGGIILGISESLFSGLINSDYKDVFSFSLLVLILIFRPQGLLGRPLVAKV, from the coding sequence ATGGATGGTATTTTCCTGCAGCAACTGATCAACGGCCTGACCCTCGGGTCGGTCTATGGTCTGATCGCCATCGGCTACACAATGGTCTACGGCATCATCGGCATGATCAACTTCGCCCACGGCGAGGTTTACATGATTTCCGCTTACCTCGCGGCAATCAGTCTGGCTCTGCTGGCTTACTTCGGTATCGAATCCTTCCCGCTGATGATCCTCGGCACCCTGGTATTCACAGTCGTGGTCACCGGGGTCTACGGCTGGGTCATCGAACGCGTCGCCTACAAACCCCTGCGCAACTCCACCCGCCTGGCACCGCTGATCAGTGCCATCGGTATCTCGCTGATCCTGCAGAATTACGCCCAGATCAGCCAGGGCGCCCGCCAGCAGGGCGTGCCGACACTGCTCGAAGGCGCCATGCGCGTCGACATCGGCAGTGGTTTCGTGCAACTGACCTACACCAAGATCTTCATCCTGGTGGCGGCGTTTGCCGGGATGGCCCTGCTGACCTACATCATCAAGTACACCAAGCTGGGGCGCATGTGCCGCGCCACCCAGCAAGACCGCAAGATGGCCTCGATCCTGGGGATCAACACCGACCGGGTGATTTCCTACGTGTTCATCATCGGTGCCGCCATGGCGGCCCTGGCCGGCGTGCTGATCACCATGAACTACGGCACGTTCGACTTCTATGCCGGCTTCATCATCGGCATCAAGGCGTTCACCGCGGCGGTGCTCGGCGGCATTGGCTCCCTGCCTGGGGCGATGCTCGGCGGAATCATCCTCGGGATCTCCGAGTCGCTGTTCTCCGGTCTGATCAACTCTGACTACAAAGACGTGTTCAGTTTCTCGCTGCTGGTGCTGATTCTGATTTTCCGTCCCCAAGGCCTGTTGGGTCGCCCACTCGTGGCGAAGGTATAA
- a CDS encoding aldehyde dehydrogenase, with protein MVAALLDRLGVDSALYQNGTQPVHSPIDGSRIGAVNWEGAAEVEQQVSRAEHAFDLWRQVPAPRRGELVRQFGDLLRQYKADLGELVSWEAGKITQEGLGEVQEMIDICDFAVGLSRQLYGLTIASERPGHHMRESWHPLGVVGVISAFNFPVAVWAWNTTLALVCGNAVIWKPSEKTPLTALACQALFERVLKNFSDAPPYLSQVIIGGRDAGEALVDDPRVALISATGSTRMGREVAPKVAARFARSILELGGNNAMILAPSADLDMAVRAILFSAVGTAGQRCTTLRRLIAHESVKDEIVTRLKAAYSKVRIGHPLEGNLVGPLIDQHSFDNMQDALEQALSEGGRVFGGKRQLEDQFPNAYYVSPAIVEMPEQSDVVRHETFAPILYVVGYKDFAEALHLNNAVPQGLSSCIFTTDVREAEQFMSAVGSDCGIANVNIGPSGAEIGGAFGGEKETGGGRESGSDAWRGYMRRQTNTVNYSLALPLAQGITFD; from the coding sequence ATGGTTGCTGCATTGCTTGATCGTCTCGGTGTCGACTCGGCCCTGTACCAGAACGGCACCCAGCCGGTGCATTCACCTATCGACGGCAGCCGCATCGGCGCCGTGAACTGGGAAGGTGCCGCTGAAGTCGAGCAGCAGGTCAGCCGTGCCGAGCATGCCTTCGACCTGTGGCGCCAGGTGCCGGCGCCGCGCCGTGGCGAACTGGTGCGTCAATTCGGCGACCTGTTGCGCCAGTACAAGGCCGACCTTGGCGAACTGGTGTCGTGGGAAGCCGGCAAGATCACCCAGGAAGGCCTGGGTGAAGTGCAAGAGATGATCGACATCTGCGACTTCGCCGTCGGCCTGTCCCGCCAGTTGTACGGCCTGACCATCGCCTCCGAGCGCCCGGGCCACCACATGCGTGAATCCTGGCACCCGCTGGGCGTGGTCGGGGTCATCAGCGCGTTCAACTTCCCGGTGGCGGTCTGGGCCTGGAACACCACCCTGGCCCTGGTGTGCGGTAACGCGGTGATCTGGAAACCTTCGGAAAAGACCCCGCTCACCGCCCTGGCCTGCCAGGCGCTGTTCGAGCGCGTGCTGAAGAACTTCAGCGATGCGCCGCCGTACCTGAGCCAGGTGATCATCGGCGGCCGCGACGCCGGTGAAGCGTTGGTGGACGATCCTCGCGTGGCGTTGATCAGTGCCACCGGCAGCACCCGCATGGGCCGCGAAGTCGCGCCGAAAGTCGCCGCGCGCTTTGCCCGCAGCATCCTCGAACTGGGCGGCAACAACGCCATGATCCTCGCGCCGAGCGCCGACTTGGACATGGCCGTGCGCGCGATCCTGTTCAGCGCCGTCGGCACCGCCGGCCAGCGTTGCACCACGTTGCGCCGGTTGATCGCCCACGAGTCGGTGAAGGATGAAATCGTCACCCGCCTCAAGGCCGCCTATTCGAAAGTGCGCATCGGCCATCCGCTGGAAGGCAACCTGGTCGGGCCGCTGATCGACCAGCACAGCTTCGACAACATGCAGGATGCGCTGGAGCAGGCCCTGAGCGAAGGCGGGCGGGTGTTCGGCGGCAAGCGCCAGCTCGAAGACCAGTTTCCGAATGCCTATTACGTGTCGCCCGCCATCGTCGAGATGCCGGAGCAGAGCGACGTCGTGCGCCACGAAACCTTCGCGCCGATCCTGTACGTGGTCGGCTACAAGGACTTCGCCGAGGCCCTGCACCTGAACAACGCTGTGCCCCAGGGCCTGTCGTCCTGCATCTTCACCACTGACGTGCGTGAAGCCGAACAGTTCATGTCGGCGGTGGGCAGCGACTGTGGCATCGCCAACGTCAACATCGGCCCGAGTGGCGCGGAAATCGGCGGCGCCTTCGGTGGCGAGAAAGAAACCGGCGGCGGTCGCGAATCCGGTTCCGACGCCTGGCGCGGCTACATGCGCCGCCAGACCAATACCGTGAACTACTCGCTGGCGCTGCCGTTGGCCCAAGGGATTACCTTCGACTGA
- a CDS encoding NUDIX hydrolase, producing the protein MFPVSIKGVLQSPEGLVVLMLNERDEWELPGGRIELGETAPQCLAREIAEELAVDVSVGEPLDTYLFEVIPGKHVFIATYRCQLQGGFVPTISHEHKEIGLFEPSRLPANLPQGYRQSIGRALGS; encoded by the coding sequence ATGTTCCCGGTTTCCATCAAAGGCGTCCTGCAATCCCCCGAAGGCCTGGTCGTGCTGATGCTCAATGAGCGAGACGAGTGGGAATTGCCCGGTGGGCGGATCGAGCTGGGCGAGACGGCGCCGCAATGCCTGGCGCGGGAGATCGCCGAGGAGCTGGCGGTCGATGTGAGCGTGGGCGAGCCGCTGGACACGTACCTGTTCGAGGTGATTCCCGGCAAGCACGTGTTCATCGCCACCTATCGCTGCCAGCTACAGGGTGGTTTCGTGCCGACGATCAGCCATGAACACAAGGAGATTGGTCTGTTCGAGCCGAGCCGGTTGCCGGCCAACCTGCCGCAGGGCTATCGCCAGTCGATTGGCCGGGCATTGGGTTCGTAA
- a CDS encoding FAD-dependent oxidoreductase, with translation MPLREECLWEKLTPQRPENTSLTGEITADVCVIGAGFTGLSAAVHLLEQGKRVALLEAHRAGHGGSGRNVGLVNAGLWIPPDEIEAGFGEAVGSQLNRMLGAAPALVFSLVDKYNIDCQLRREGTLHMAHNARGEADLRSREAQWKRRGAPVELLTGQACVEATGTSKIAAALLDRRAGTLNPMAYASGLAKTARDLGGRLFDHSPVTRLERQGQRWSVQTAQGSVLAEQVVIASNAYTEGDWTELRRNFFPGYYYQVASVPLTDDAARRILPGGQGSWDTRQVLSSIRRDKDGRLLLGSLGNGNRKPTWFLKAWADRVQRHYFPYLKPVEWECTWTGCIAFTPDHLMRLFEPAPGLVAVTGYNGRGVTTGTVVGKAFADYLCRGDAKALPIPFAPMQPLAGVGLRSCLYEAGFSLYHAGQCLRIVI, from the coding sequence ATGCCGTTACGCGAAGAATGTCTGTGGGAAAAACTGACGCCGCAAAGGCCTGAAAATACTTCGCTCACCGGGGAGATCACAGCCGATGTCTGCGTGATCGGCGCCGGCTTCACCGGGCTGTCGGCAGCCGTGCATTTGCTGGAGCAGGGCAAGCGCGTCGCGTTGCTGGAGGCCCATCGGGCCGGGCATGGAGGCTCGGGGCGCAACGTCGGGCTGGTGAACGCCGGCCTTTGGATCCCGCCGGACGAGATCGAGGCCGGGTTCGGCGAAGCGGTGGGCAGCCAGCTCAATCGCATGCTGGGGGCCGCGCCAGCCCTGGTGTTCAGCCTCGTCGACAAATACAACATCGATTGCCAGTTGCGCCGCGAAGGCACCCTGCACATGGCCCATAACGCCCGGGGCGAGGCTGACCTGCGCAGTCGCGAAGCCCAATGGAAGCGCCGTGGCGCCCCAGTGGAGCTGCTCACCGGGCAAGCCTGCGTCGAGGCCACGGGCACCTCGAAAATCGCCGCCGCCTTGCTCGACCGACGCGCCGGCACGCTCAACCCCATGGCTTACGCCAGCGGCCTGGCCAAGACGGCCAGGGACCTTGGCGGGCGGTTGTTCGATCACTCCCCGGTCACCCGCCTGGAGCGCCAAGGCCAGCGCTGGTCGGTGCAAACGGCCCAGGGCTCGGTGCTGGCCGAGCAGGTGGTGATCGCGTCCAACGCCTACACCGAAGGCGACTGGACCGAGCTGCGGCGCAACTTTTTCCCGGGCTATTACTACCAGGTCGCCTCGGTCCCGCTGACCGACGACGCGGCCCGGCGCATCCTGCCGGGCGGACAGGGTTCGTGGGACACCCGCCAGGTCTTGAGCAGCATTCGCCGGGACAAGGACGGTCGCTTGTTGCTCGGCAGCCTGGGCAATGGCAACCGCAAGCCGACCTGGTTCCTCAAGGCGTGGGCCGACCGGGTACAGCGCCACTATTTTCCCTATCTCAAGCCCGTGGAGTGGGAATGCACCTGGACCGGGTGCATTGCCTTTACCCCGGATCACCTGATGCGCCTGTTCGAGCCGGCCCCCGGGCTGGTGGCCGTGACGGGCTACAACGGGCGCGGGGTGACCACCGGGACGGTGGTCGGCAAGGCCTTCGCCGACTACCTTTGCCGGGGCGACGCGAAGGCGCTGCCGATCCCCTTCGCGCCCATGCAGCCGCTGGCCGGCGTGGGGCTGCGCAGTTGCCTGTACGAGGCGGGTTTTTCGCTGTATCACGCGGGCCAGTGCCTGCGGATCGTCATCTGA